The stretch of DNA GCCCTAGCCATGGATAGATGAGTCCCGACGGCTAGGGCCGTTCTTCATGGTGAACGGGTCGAACCTGGGTTCGATAATGTTAATGAGGCCACGATGGCTGAGTAGGATGCGTTCGGCGGGTGTAGCCGTAACGCATCAAAGCTTGCGAGAGGATGCGTGACGATAATCCTGATTCTCTAGTAGGTTGGGTCAGCGTCACTCAACGAAGTCTAAGCTGGTGCTGGGGTTCATGTTGCTCAACCCAGCCTACGCAAAAGTTGTCAGCCAACCAGATTGAAGGTGCCGTTGTTCTACCCATAACGGCACCCGTGATTCTATAAGTTCAGCCTAGAGTTGAGGATCACCTACCTGCCTCATGACGCCTCAACGCCGCTTCAGCTCCTCCTGCCGATGGAGCCATCATCAAGCTGGCTCCATCGGCTATTTAAACGAGACTATCGGAACAAAAACGTTTTGATCCTTGCCCACAGGTGATTGAGATCTCTCATCAGTCATATGATTCTTAGATCCGTATCCGGTTCATCCGAGTCATCATCATCATCGTCATCCCCATCCACCATGTTGGGGCTGATCAGGGTGATGTCAAATTCATCGGGTGGCACGGTGGAAACCGCATCCCGCTTGAGAGAGTAATAAAGAGCGTAGACCTGTGGGCCAAAGATCACCTTATCTTCGTCTTCAAGGTCATGGGCCTGAACTTTGCGGCCGTTGATCAACAGCCCATTGGCGCTGGGTTTACCCTTAAGATTGCCATCAACAATTCGATAGTAAAAACTGCCATCATCGTTCGGCAACTGCACGAGGGTGGCGTGGCGGCGCGAGACAAATTGAGAGACTAACCGAATATCACACTTAGGATCACGACCAATCGAATACACCGGACTATCCAAAGTGAACTCTCGCCGTCCTTTATTGTCTTCTATGATCAGTAGGTGATTTTGGTGAGGTTCTGAAGGCATGGACAACTGGTAGTGCGACTACTAACTAAACGTAGGTTTTACTGAAAAAGGCATACTTATAATAGACACCCCATGGGCGATCTGCACCCTCCTAGGTCAGCAGATGTACATCAGCGATCGGAGATGGGGCATCACATGTCAGAGGCTTCTGGATTCTAACCTCTGAATTCTCTTTTCTAACTGTACTCCTAGTCCCGTTGAACAGATCAAGATGTACCGATTATTCATGATCCTGCTGGAACGTTCCTACCATGGGCAACCCAAGATAGTCTGGTTCTGGCTGGGGGATAGAGCTTTAGGCCTCAGCAGAGGGTTGACTCATCTCAACCTAACATTCTCACCTCGGCTTCTGCTGCGAGAGTGGTACTAAATTGTGGTTGTACTAAATTGTATAAGCACTGGCGCTAAATGGATGACTGAGATGCGCTATGCCCCGTAGCTTCTCTTTCCCACCCTGGTGTTGAATAAGCCCACGTTGCACAAGCCTACAGTGAACTGACTTGGAAGGCTCGTCTGAATGTTCTCCCATACCCTAACCCGAGATCTGCTTTAGCCGCATCTAACTTGACTATTACAGCAGGTTTCACCTGTATCTGGACTAATTCGCTTCCTAATGCATGGTTAGGTTTATGGCTTGTCTATCGTGGAATGGCGATACAGCAGAAGGGAATTGGACACCACCGTAATGGAACTGAAGGCCATGAGGGCTCCAGCCGTAGGTGGACTGAGTAGAATGCCGAACCCTGGTAGCAACACTCCCATTGCCAAGGGGATGCCGATTAGATTATAGGCTAACGCCCAACCTAGGTTTTGGCGAATGGTGTTGAAGGTGGCTTGGCTAAGGCGAATGGACTCGACGACGTCCATGAGGCGATCGCGCATGAGGATAATATCGGCGGTTTCGATCGCCACCTCGGTTCCTGAATGGAGGGAGATGCCAACGTCGGCTTGGGCCAGGGAAGGTGCGTCGTTGATGCCATCTCCAACCATGGCGACTCGTTGTCCCTTGGCCTGTAGCTGGGCGATCGCGTCGGCTTTGGCATCGGGGCGGACACCGGCGAGAACCTGGTGGGGTTCTAGGGCCAGTTGCTCAGCCATGACTTGGGCTGAAAGGGCGCGATCGCCGGTGATCATCATGACGGTGAGGCCCATCTGCCGCAGCCGATCTAGGGTGGCCCGCGCATCGCTCCGTAGTTCGTCAGCGATGGCAATGAGACCCACGGTGGTCTGGTCTAGGGCAACGTACACGATGGTTTTACCTTGACGGGCAAGCTGATCGGCCAGTTGCTGGGTGGCAGGGGCGATCGCCACTTGTTCTTGGCTCAACCAGTCCGCAGTGCCTAGGCGCACGACCTGATCGCCGAAACGAGCCACCACGCCGGAGCCGGGGTAGGTTTGCACGTCTTGAACGGTCAATCGCGATAGCGCTTGGGCATCGGCCGCCTCGCAGATCGCCACAGCTAGGGGATGACGGGTGCCTGCTTCTACAGTGGCAGCGATCTGCAGCAGATACTCAGCGGTGATCTCGGTGGTTTGGGGGAGGCAGTCGGTGACGGTGGGATGCCCGGTGGTCAAGGTGCCGGTTTTATCAAACACCAGGGTGGTGAGCTGATGCACCTTTTCCAGCACATCGCCACCTCGCAATAACAAGCCGCGCTCTGCCCCCATCCCCGATCCCACGAGCAGAGCCGTGGGGGTGGCCAGACCTAGGGCGCAGGGGCAGGCAATCACCAAGACTGCGATCGCCAGTTTGAGGCTCAGTAAGAGGGGGGAAGCGGCGGTGGGGGTGATCATGGCAGCGAGCCCATGCTGCATCATATGGTCTGAACCCTGTAAGACCATGGGCCAGAGGCGGGTGCCCAAGCCATACCAAAAGAGGAAGGTCAGGCTAGCGATCGCCATGATGCCGTAGGTGAAGTAGCCCGCCACCGTATCGGCCAGGCGCTGGATTGGCGCTTTACGGGTTTGAGCGGTTTCAACGAGCTGAATAATCTGCGCCAGGGTGGTGTCTTTGCCAATGCGGGTGGCCTGAATGGCGATCGCTCCTGATTGGTTGAAACTCCCGGCTACAACCCGATCCCCCGGACGCTTGACCACCGGCATTGCCTCGCCGGTGAGCATAGACTCATCCACTGTGGTTTGCCCTAGAATCACCTCGCCATCCACTGGCAGCTTGTCTCCCGGCAGCACCTGCAGCCATTGCCCAACCTGCACCTGCTCAGCGGGGATCTCCTGGTGGTCAGCGGTGAGCGATCGCTCTAGGTCGGAGCGATCGACCACTAGCCTTGCGACCGTCGGACGCAGGGCCAATAGGGCACGAAAGGCCTTAGCTGCCCGTTGCCTTGCTCGCTGTTCTAAGGTTCGTCCCAGGACAATAAAGCCCACCAGCATGACGGGCTCATCAAAAAAGCATTCCCAGCCCAGTTGGGGCAGCAGGAGGGCCAGCACACTGGTGCTGTAGGCGGTGACCGTGCCCAAGCCCACCAGGGTATTCATGTTGGGCATCCATCGCCGCAGTCCTCGCCATCCGTCCACCAAGATCGGTCGTCCAGGGCCGAGCAGGGCTAAGGTCGCTAATCCCCCGTGAAAGCCGATGCTGCTGAGTCCCGGTATGCTGGGAAACCCTAGATGATCAAGGTGCCCTAGGGTAGACAGCAGCAGTAAGAGCGTGGCGATCGCCAATTGCCAGGAGGAGCGATCGCTCTCGGTGGTGTCAGGAGATGCCACCGATGGGCCAGAGTCAGCAGCTTGGCGCACATAGCTGGGAAAGCCCGCCTCGGTGAGCTGCGTAGCCAGGGTCTGCTCCACAACGGCTCCATCACATTCCACCAATGCTGTTTCGGTGACCAAGTTCACCGTGGCGCTCACAACTCCGTCGCACTGCTGGAGCTGGTGTTCCACCGCACGCACGCAGCCTGCACATTTCATGCCGCCAACATCCAACACAAGGGTGCGGGGCTGATCGGTTAGTAAGGTCTTAGATGCCGGAGCAGAATTGGGAGCCGTTTGCATAACTGTAAAAAAATCCGTATGAATAGCACAACCCTAGACCGGATGGTTTCACCCTTGCTGCCGATAGGGGTGCCAACACACCAACCGCTGGACAGTGGCGCATCTACTTTGAGCTTAAAAGATTTCGGACGGTCTTACCCAAGATCGCAACGGTTTCTTCAGGCTTACCCAGGTTAGAAGATCTGCTGGATGACGCCATCACTACCAGGAGGCTCCCGCGCAGGTGCATCACCTCGTACAATGAAGGTCGGTGTTGTCCTGCCTGCTGTTTTGGGAGATGCGCTTGATCCCCCGCCGGTGTCGAGTAGGGTGACGCCAGATTCTCCCTCTCCGAACGAAGGCTAGCTAGGAACCAGTCCGATCGGTGAGGTTGCTGCCCGTTATGCTGTTAAGTCGCGTTTATGGATATTATCCCAGCTATTGACCTGCTGAATGGACAATGTGTGCGCCTCTACCAGGGCGACTATAGCCAGTCAGAAGTGTTTGATGAACATCCGGTCGCCGTTGCCCAATCCTGGGTTGAGCAAGGGGCTACCCGTCTCCATTTAGTTGATCTAGATGGGGCCAAGGCCGGCCATCCGGTGAATCAAAAAGCGATCGCTGCCATCCTCAAGGCAGTAGATGTCCCGGTGCAGGTGGGCGGTGGACTCCGCGATCGCCAAAGTGTAGAACAGCTCCTAGATTTGGGCGTTCAGCAGGTGATTGTGGGCACCATCGCCGTTGAGCAGCCAGATAGGGTTGCCCAGCTTTGCCAAGACCTGCCCCAGCGCATCATCGTGGGGATTGACGCCCGCAATGGCAAGGTGGCTACCCGAGGCTGGCTAGAAACTTCAGAAATTGACGCGATTGATCTGGTAACCCGCATGTCTGCTGCGGGGGCCAGTGCCATTATCTATACGGATATTCATCGAGATGGCACACTGCAAGGCCCGAACTGTGACGCCCTGCGAGAGGTGGCGATCGCTAGTCCTGTGCCGGTGATTGCCTCCGGAGGCATTAGCCACACTCGTGATTTGCTCAGCCTGCTGGGGCTAGAGTCCCTAGGGGTCACGGGTGTCATTGTCGGACGCGCTTTGTATACCGGTGCGCTGTCCCTGCCCGAGGCGATCCGCGCTGTGGGTTCCGGTCGCTGGCAAGATGTGCCCCCCGATCTAGGATCATCTGCCCTGGCCTGATCTTTAGGTTCAGCCCAGGCTGAGTTCGCCCTAGGGAGCGATCGCCTGGGCCGAGGTTCACAATTCAGAAAACCCATGGATCGCTGTAAGGGCCAAGGATTGCTCCTAGGACATCTCGACTAGAGCACGATTTCAGAGCATCGGTGATTACAGCGCGCAAGCCAGAATGGTATGCTGAACAAACTGTAGCCTAAGTCACGAAAATAGGCTGATCCACAGCCTATTGGCATGACCCAATAAGGCTGGGAGCTAAGACCTGTTGAACGGAACTTAGCAGGTTCTCTCCTGGTTTGCTACGGTGTATAGAAGGTTTTAGAGCTGAACGACCCTGCTACAGAATCCTCCTAGTTCCTCATTCAGACGGGCTGAACATCAAGGATACCTAGCGTTAGGAACCTTGGACAAGAGTCTGGATGATGCTCGATGAAGGGAGGATAAACCATAGCGTCCCGGTTCAGCGCATCGAGGTTTTCCGTATCCGTATCGGCATGGGTGACCTGGCGTGCAGCTTTATCTAGATGGCTCTCATTCAGTGCAAAAGCTAGCAAGATGAACTATGAGGAGGGGAGGAATTATGATGAATAGTCTTGCCTTCCCTGATTGCATACCTGTTGTTACGTCTAGTATTCAGGACAGCCTCAGCATGTCGCAGCGTTATCGACCTCATTACTTAACGGTTAGCCCGTTTGCCTAAGGTCTATGGACGCACCCTTTGAGATCACGATACAGATGGTGATGACGATCATCGCCGGCATCAGCGCCCAAGTGGTTGCTGATTATCTCAAGGTTCCTAGTATTGTCTTCCTGCTGCTGTTTGGCATTGTGCTGGGTGCAGACGGTATTGGGTTGCTGCATCCTCAAGTCTTGGGGACAGGGCTGGAGGTCATCGTGGCCCTCTCTGTTGCTGTCATTCTTTTTGAAGGTGGCTTAAGCCTGCAGCTTAAAGAGTTGGGCAAGGTGTCGGGCAGCCTTCAAAATTTGGTCACGATTGGTACCTTAATTACCCTCATTGGTGGAGGTATGGCCGCCCACTGGCTGGGGGAATTTCCTTGGTCGTTGGCCTTTTTATATGCCGCGTTGGTGGTGGTGACGGGCCCCACAGTGGTCGCACCTTTGCTCAAGCAAGTGAAGGTCGATCGCCAGATTGCCACCCTGCTGGAAGGGGAGGCCGTGTTGATTGACCCCGTGGGAGCTATCCTCGCGGTGGTGGTCTTAGATGTCATCCTCAATGGTGACGCAGATTTTCTCTCGGTTGTGAATGGGTTGATTCTGCGCCTAGGCATTGGCGTGGTCATCGGCATGATCGGGGGATGGCTGCTGGGCTTCATTTTGAAGCGGGCAAATTTTTTATCCGAAGAACTCCGAAGCCTAGTTGTCCTTGCCGGCTTGTGGGGCCTGTTTGGCCTCGCCCAAACCATTCGCAGTGAGGCTGGACTGATGGCCACGGTGGTGGCGGGTATTGTCCTGCGGGCTTCCTCGGTGCCAGAAGAACGGCTGATTCGTCGCTTTAAGGGGCAGCTCACGATCCTAGCGGTATCCGTGCTCTTCATCCTCCTGGCAGCAGATTTGTCCATTGCCAGTATTTTTGCCCTAGGTCGCGGAGCGGTCTTCACGGTAGCTGTGCTGATGTTTGTGGTGCGGCCGCTCACGGTGTGGACGTGTACCTGGACAAGCACGCTCAACTGGCGGCAAAAGCTATTTATTTCCTGGGTAGCTCCCAAGGGCATTGTCTCGGCGTCGGTTGCCTCTTTGTTTGCCATCCTGTTGACCGAGCGGGGGATTAGTGGTGGAGATGCGATCAAAGCTCTGGTGTTCCTGACCATTATTTCCACGGTGTTGCTGCAGGGGCTGACAGCCCGCTGGGTGGCCAAACTTCTGCGGGTGAATTCAACCGAGGTGACGGGTGCCATTATTGTGGGCTGTAATCCCATCAGTCGCCTGATCGCTCGGCTGTTTCAGGAGCGGGGCGAAACCGTCGTGCTGATTGACACCGATCAGGAGGCTTGTCGAGAGGCTGAGCGGGAAAACCTCACGGTCTTTGCCAGAAGTGCCCTCGATACGGATGTGTTGGAAGAAGCCGGACTATCCACGGCGGGCACGTTCTTAGCGATGACTAATAATGGTGAGGTGAACTCTGTCTTGGCTCAGCGGGCAGCAGAAGAGTTTCAGCCCCCGCGAGTGTTAGCGGTGGTTCCTGGTGATGGCAAGACCAGCAATGCCGATCCTCAACCGAATAAAGCTGGCAAGGCGAATAAATCTCCTAACCCTACGACGAACAAAACTAGGGTTCAGACTGCGTTCATGGACTTCATGCCGTTCAAAACCTGGAACCGCTATGTGGATGATGATGCGGTGAAACTAGGGGAAACGACGTTGCGAGAACCGGGGTTGCTCTTTCAGCAAGCTCACCTGCGAGCGCTGACCCGGTCGGGTGAGTTGGTACCGCTGCTGCTGGATCGGCAAAATCAGCTTCAGGTGATCCCCGCTTCGGAGGAGTTTCAAGCGGGCGATCGCATCATTTATCTTTTGCATGATCCCCGCCCTAAACTCTTGAAGCGGTTATCGGGGGGCACGAGTCCATCACGGCTGGCCATTGAGAAGCTGCCAGCCGTGGAGGAAATTCCCATGCCCATCGCGCCTCCTGAACAGGAAAGTAGCCCGCCCGCCGATAGCCTTGAGACGCCGACAACGCCTGGGGCAGGTTCAGCATCTAGCCCATCTACCCCGGATCCAGCGGAGGAGGAATCTGCAGCAGAATCGGTGGCGACGCCTACCGACCCTAGTACTTCCTCTGAGTGAATGATCTGGGAGTCCGGCTTGGCTATCTGGCTTGGCTATCTGGGAGGCGATCGCCCCTCCAGATAGGGTATGCGTCGGG from Leptolyngbya sp. CCY15150 encodes:
- a CDS encoding FHA domain-containing protein; this encodes MPSEPHQNHLLIIEDNKGRREFTLDSPVYSIGRDPKCDIRLVSQFVSRRHATLVQLPNDDGSFYYRIVDGNLKGKPSANGLLINGRKVQAHDLEDEDKVIFGPQVYALYYSLKRDAVSTVPPDEFDITLISPNMVDGDDDDDDDSDEPDTDLRII
- a CDS encoding heavy metal translocating P-type ATPase: MQTAPNSAPASKTLLTDQPRTLVLDVGGMKCAGCVRAVEHQLQQCDGVVSATVNLVTETALVECDGAVVEQTLATQLTEAGFPSYVRQAADSGPSVASPDTTESDRSSWQLAIATLLLLLSTLGHLDHLGFPSIPGLSSIGFHGGLATLALLGPGRPILVDGWRGLRRWMPNMNTLVGLGTVTAYSTSVLALLLPQLGWECFFDEPVMLVGFIVLGRTLEQRARQRAAKAFRALLALRPTVARLVVDRSDLERSLTADHQEIPAEQVQVGQWLQVLPGDKLPVDGEVILGQTTVDESMLTGEAMPVVKRPGDRVVAGSFNQSGAIAIQATRIGKDTTLAQIIQLVETAQTRKAPIQRLADTVAGYFTYGIMAIASLTFLFWYGLGTRLWPMVLQGSDHMMQHGLAAMITPTAASPLLLSLKLAIAVLVIACPCALGLATPTALLVGSGMGAERGLLLRGGDVLEKVHQLTTLVFDKTGTLTTGHPTVTDCLPQTTEITAEYLLQIAATVEAGTRHPLAVAICEAADAQALSRLTVQDVQTYPGSGVVARFGDQVVRLGTADWLSQEQVAIAPATQQLADQLARQGKTIVYVALDQTTVGLIAIADELRSDARATLDRLRQMGLTVMMITGDRALSAQVMAEQLALEPHQVLAGVRPDAKADAIAQLQAKGQRVAMVGDGINDAPSLAQADVGISLHSGTEVAIETADIILMRDRLMDVVESIRLSQATFNTIRQNLGWALAYNLIGIPLAMGVLLPGFGILLSPPTAGALMAFSSITVVSNSLLLYRHSTIDKP
- the hisA gene encoding 1-(5-phosphoribosyl)-5-[(5-phosphoribosylamino)methylideneamino]imidazole-4-carboxamide isomerase → MDIIPAIDLLNGQCVRLYQGDYSQSEVFDEHPVAVAQSWVEQGATRLHLVDLDGAKAGHPVNQKAIAAILKAVDVPVQVGGGLRDRQSVEQLLDLGVQQVIVGTIAVEQPDRVAQLCQDLPQRIIVGIDARNGKVATRGWLETSEIDAIDLVTRMSAAGASAIIYTDIHRDGTLQGPNCDALREVAIASPVPVIASGGISHTRDLLSLLGLESLGVTGVIVGRALYTGALSLPEAIRAVGSGRWQDVPPDLGSSALA
- a CDS encoding cation:proton antiporter; protein product: MDAPFEITIQMVMTIIAGISAQVVADYLKVPSIVFLLLFGIVLGADGIGLLHPQVLGTGLEVIVALSVAVILFEGGLSLQLKELGKVSGSLQNLVTIGTLITLIGGGMAAHWLGEFPWSLAFLYAALVVVTGPTVVAPLLKQVKVDRQIATLLEGEAVLIDPVGAILAVVVLDVILNGDADFLSVVNGLILRLGIGVVIGMIGGWLLGFILKRANFLSEELRSLVVLAGLWGLFGLAQTIRSEAGLMATVVAGIVLRASSVPEERLIRRFKGQLTILAVSVLFILLAADLSIASIFALGRGAVFTVAVLMFVVRPLTVWTCTWTSTLNWRQKLFISWVAPKGIVSASVASLFAILLTERGISGGDAIKALVFLTIISTVLLQGLTARWVAKLLRVNSTEVTGAIIVGCNPISRLIARLFQERGETVVLIDTDQEACREAERENLTVFARSALDTDVLEEAGLSTAGTFLAMTNNGEVNSVLAQRAAEEFQPPRVLAVVPGDGKTSNADPQPNKAGKANKSPNPTTNKTRVQTAFMDFMPFKTWNRYVDDDAVKLGETTLREPGLLFQQAHLRALTRSGELVPLLLDRQNQLQVIPASEEFQAGDRIIYLLHDPRPKLLKRLSGGTSPSRLAIEKLPAVEEIPMPIAPPEQESSPPADSLETPTTPGAGSASSPSTPDPAEEESAAESVATPTDPSTSSE